From Solibaculum mannosilyticum:
TTTCCTGCACATCAAAGCGATCTAAAAACTCCTTCTTTAGTCCGAAGTTGAGTACCTTGATATCGGAATCTCCATAGAATCTGGCGATCTTCTCGCCAAATCCACCGTCTAAAATGCCGTCCTCCAGGGTGATCACCACTTCATGCTCTCTTTTTAATTCCTCCAGCAATGGCTTATCCACACCGGTAATATAGTAGGGATTGACAACAGTAGGAATTGTCCCGATTTTTTGCGCGATCTTCTCGGCTGCCTTTTGACCTAAAGCATAAAATGTACCGAGGCCGATCACCGCTACTTTACTTCCCTTTTGAGTGATTTCATAACGATCCAGTTCACTAAAATCTTTCGTAACAGCTTTCCCATCGGAGGCCATGACTCCGCCGGGCAAACGAATGGCAACCGGATGCTCCGTTTGTTCCAGGCTCCATTCCAGCATAGCGAGATATTCTTCTTTGGTGGTGGGCGCCAGATAAACCAGATTAGGGATATTGGCCATCATGGGAATATCATAGATGCCAAGATGGGTCACATCGTTCATCCCATACACAGAACCTGCAAAGGTGACGATGGTAGCCGGACTGTTGTTGATGCAGAGATCCTGAGAGAGTTGGTCGAAGGTTCTCTGAATGAAGGTACTGTACACACCATAGACAGGTTTTCCTCCACCTGCTGCGATACCGGATGCCAAAGCAACTGCCGTCTCCTCTGCAATACCTACGTCTACAAACTGTCCTCCGGCTTCTTTTCTCTTTTCCTCTGTGAAGCCGAATACCGCCGGCGTCCCTGATGTAATGGCCACTACTGTCGGATCTTTTTTCATCTTCTTCAAAAGATACTGGGCCGTTACACTGGAATAATCCTCCTCATCAAAAGAGTCCAGAGGACTGCCCGTATTCACATCGAATGGACCGCAATAATGCCAGTTTTCCTTATTTTCCTCCGCTGGAGCATATCCTTTTCCCTTTTGGGTATTGATGTGCACCACCACAGGTGATGTACAATCCTTAACCTGTTGGAACGCGGCAATCAAGGTAGAAACATCATTTCCGTCCCCGACATACCGATATTCCAGTCCCATAGCTTTAAACAGATTGCACTCTGCTTTTCCATTTGTCTCACGCAACAGCTTTAAATTACCGTAAAGGCCGCCGTGATTTTCTGCAATGGACATATCGTTGTCGTTGACCACTACAATCAAATTTCCTTTTAGCTCAGATGCAAAATCCAGTCCTTCCAGCGCTTCGCCGCCGCTCAATGAACCGTCGCCAATCACAGCGATTACATTTCCACTTTCCCCTCTTAAGTCTCTTGCTTTTGCCAGTCCACAGGCAAGGCTGACAGAGGTCGAGGTATGACCCACGATGAAGTGATCGTGTTCACTTTCATGAGGATTGCTGTAGCCTGATACATCGTCGTAATGCTCCTCATAAAGATAAGCGTCTTTTCTTCCGGTCAGCATTTTGTGGGGATAGGATTGGTGGGATACGTCAAACACAATCTTATCTTTTGGGGAATCAAATACATAATGCAGCGCAATAGTAGCTTCCACCATACCAAAATTGGGGCCGAAATGACCTCCGTGTTTTGCCAATCTTGTCAGCAGTGCCCGCCGCATTTCTTGGGCCAAAAGGACTAGCTGCTCCTCATTTAATTTTTTTACATCAGCAGGTTGATTGATTGTTTCAAGAATCATAAATTACGTTTCCTCCCATGTTAACTTTCCTGTTTCAATTGCCTTTTGATACCGGGCGATCTTATAGTTTAGACGATCGAGAGTTGCATCAATTTGCTTTCTCTGTTCCAATAGATTTTCTCTTTGCTCCTGCAGAAGCTGGAGCCGTGCGGCAAAGGTGGAGTCACCCATCTGATAGAGCTTGACGTATTCAATCATCGCCTCTATAGGCAAGCCTGCACTCCTCATGCAAATGGCTAGTTCCACCCAGTTGAGATCTTTTTCTTGATAGTCCCGGATGCCGCCGGCCGTCCGGGAAACTGCTGGAATCATCCCAATTCGTTCGTAATAGCGAAGAGTATCCTGGGAAATATGATACTTCTCACTGACTTCCTTAATTGTCAAATGACCTCACCGCCTTTCTGTCCTGACGACAGTTTTCATCCTAGCACTTGGAGTGCACTCTAAGTCAAGACTTTTTTAAAGATTTTATCACATTTTTTATTTTTAGCTTTATCGCTATCATCAATGAAATTCTTCTTGACAATAGAAAGAAAGCATGCTATGTTAAATACATACTTAAAGAATGTAAGAGAAGAGACGTCTGTATGTCGAGGAATAAGTATCCGGAAGTTACCGTTGAGAGAATTTTAGCTGCAGCTAAAAAGCTGTTTTTAGAAAAGGGATATGACAAAACTACCATCCCGGATATCGTGGCAGAGCTTGGGGATCTGACCAAAGGGGCAGTATACCACCATTTTAAATCCAAGGAAGAAATTATGGACGCTCTTGGGGATAAGATGTTTTTTGATAACAACCCTTTTGATACTGTCAAAAAAAGAACCGATCTAAACGGACTCCAAAAAATCCGTGAAGTCATTAAGCTGGCTCATGCCGTCCCTGATTCAGAGGAACTCACCATTGAGGCATTGCCTCTTTTAAAAAATCCTCGCATATTGGCTGGGATGATCGAATCTGATCAAAAGATCTTCGTCCCACTGTGGCAAAAGCTCATCGAAGAGGGTGTTGCCGATGGATCGATCCATACTCAATATCCTCGGGAATTAGCCAGTCTGCTGCAAATGCTCACTGGAATATGGTTAATGCCCTCTGTCTACCCCGCGGATAAAGGAGAGTTGCTGCACCGATTCCTTTTTACAGCGGACATACTGGAAAAAGCCGGCCTTCCATTAGTAGACGATGAACTGCTTGAAATGGCACGTAACGTATTTACAAAATGGGAAAAATCATTGCCTTGAAAAAGGCAATTTATTTTACATCTATACATTCTTGAAGAATGTAAATAAAGGAGGCATTTGTAATGACTGAACAAGAATTCGATCGTAAAATTGAACATGCCGCAGAAAGATTTGAGCAAAAAATGGAAGGTGCTGCAGACAAACTGGATAAGACGGTCTCCCGCAAGTGGGAACAAAAGTCATTTCGGATCCTAATGAAAAGTATCTCATTTGCCGCTGAGATCGGTCTGATGCTGTGTTCGGGTCTTCTCTTTCACTCCGGACACAAGATGTGGGCATCCATCTGTTTTTGGTTGGGAGCCTTAGGTTTATTGTGTGATCTCTTAAGGCTGATTTTCCTTCGAAGGAAATAATATCATAAATTATTCTTATAATTCTTCAAACTGATCTTAACGCATGATTGAGATATAAGATACCATTAAAAAGAGAAAATAAAAAGTTTGGAGTGTAGAATATATGCAGTATACAGCCACATATCAGTCCCCCATCGGCAGAATTACTATGGCAAGTGACGGACAGAATTTATCAGGTTTATGGTTTGATGG
This genomic window contains:
- a CDS encoding 1-deoxy-D-xylulose-5-phosphate synthase; the protein is MILETINQPADVKKLNEEQLVLLAQEMRRALLTRLAKHGGHFGPNFGMVEATIALHYVFDSPKDKIVFDVSHQSYPHKMLTGRKDAYLYEEHYDDVSGYSNPHESEHDHFIVGHTSTSVSLACGLAKARDLRGESGNVIAVIGDGSLSGGEALEGLDFASELKGNLIVVVNDNDMSIAENHGGLYGNLKLLRETNGKAECNLFKAMGLEYRYVGDGNDVSTLIAAFQQVKDCTSPVVVHINTQKGKGYAPAEENKENWHYCGPFDVNTGSPLDSFDEEDYSSVTAQYLLKKMKKDPTVVAITSGTPAVFGFTEEKRKEAGGQFVDVGIAEETAVALASGIAAGGGKPVYGVYSTFIQRTFDQLSQDLCINNSPATIVTFAGSVYGMNDVTHLGIYDIPMMANIPNLVYLAPTTKEEYLAMLEWSLEQTEHPVAIRLPGGVMASDGKAVTKDFSELDRYEITQKGSKVAVIGLGTFYALGQKAAEKIAQKIGTIPTVVNPYYITGVDKPLLEELKREHEVVITLEDGILDGGFGEKIARFYGDSDIKVLNFGLKKEFLDRFDVQEILKQNHLTAEQIAEDVVQLL
- a CDS encoding MerR family transcriptional regulator — its product is MTIKEVSEKYHISQDTLRYYERIGMIPAVSRTAGGIRDYQEKDLNWVELAICMRSAGLPIEAMIEYVKLYQMGDSTFAARLQLLQEQRENLLEQRKQIDATLDRLNYKIARYQKAIETGKLTWEET
- a CDS encoding TetR/AcrR family transcriptional regulator is translated as MSRNKYPEVTVERILAAAKKLFLEKGYDKTTIPDIVAELGDLTKGAVYHHFKSKEEIMDALGDKMFFDNNPFDTVKKRTDLNGLQKIREVIKLAHAVPDSEELTIEALPLLKNPRILAGMIESDQKIFVPLWQKLIEEGVADGSIHTQYPRELASLLQMLTGIWLMPSVYPADKGELLHRFLFTADILEKAGLPLVDDELLEMARNVFTKWEKSLP